A region from the Vicia villosa cultivar HV-30 ecotype Madison, WI linkage group LG3, Vvil1.0, whole genome shotgun sequence genome encodes:
- the LOC131655018 gene encoding endochitinase A2-like gives MKRLAINQLSALVVVILVVIGSSRWCLADKAQCGSQAGGALCPNQLCCSAWGFCGSTPIYCGDGCQSQCPGTSPSPPPLPPSPPPPPPSPPPPPPRPPLPEEYLISRKDFNEMLKNRDDNRCEGKGFYTYGAFIEAAISFPKFGNEGYREDSKKREIAAFFGQTSFETIADVDLEDETYPVEWGYCFVRQKNPTKNYCEPSSEFPCASGKDYYGRGPFQIRGNEVYGKCGKEIGVDLLNNPDLVATDPVVSFKTAIWFWMTPPLPLYGQYLPSSHDVMAIIWTPSSLDLSLGRFPGYGMTTFVVTHAQQIYDECGLGYITVREYCRILFFGRYCDILGVDYGVSHGDEVSCMTSKTQSLIGST, from the coding sequence ATGAAGAGATTGGCAATCAATCAATTGTCAGCATTAGTAGTAGTGATACTAGTTGTGATAGGATCATCAAGATGGTGCTTAGCGGATAAAGCGCAATGCGGATCACAAGCTGGTGGTGCATTGTGTCCTAATCAATTATGTTGCAGTGCATGGGGCTTTTGCGGATCAACCCCAATCTACTGCGGCGATGGTTGCCAGAGTCAATGTCCCGGAACCAGCCCTTCTCCACCACCTCTACCTCCATCTCCTCCTCCACCACCACCGTCTcctccacctcctcctcctcgtcCTCCTCTTCCAGAAGAGTATCTCATCTCTAGAAAAGATTTCAACGAGATGCTCAAGAATCGAGACGACAATAGATGTGAAGGGAAAGGATTTTACACATATGGAGCTTTTATTGAAGCTGCCATCTCTTTCCCCAAGTTCGGCAATGAAGGATATAGGGAAGATAGTAAAAAAAGAGAGATTGCTGCTTTCTTTGGTCAAACTTCATTTGAAACAATTGCTGATGTTGATCTAGAAGACGAGACATACCCAGTCGAATGGGGATATTGTTTTGTGAGGCAAAAGAATCCAACCAAGAACTATTGTGAACCAAGCTCTGAATTCCCATGTGCTTCCGGAAAGGACTACTACGGTAGAGGTCCTTTCCAGATACGTGGGAATGAAGTATACGGAAAGTGTGGAAAAGAAATCGGTGTTGATTTGCTTAATAACCCAGATCTTGTAGCGACTGACCCTGTTGTATCATTCAAGACCGCTATATGGTTTTGGATGACACCTCCTCTGCCATTATATGGCCAATATTTACCATCTAGCCACGATGTTATGGCCATTATATGGACCCCTTCTAGTCTTGATCTTTCGCTAGGGAGGTTTCCAGGATATGGGATGACTACGTTTGTGGTGACTCATGCCCAGCAAATTTATGACGAATGTGGACTTGGGTACATCACTGTACGTGAGTATTGTAGGATTCTATTTTTTGGAAGATATTGTGACATACTTGGAGTTGATTATGGAGTTAGTCATGGAGATGAAGTTTCATGTATGACTTCCAAAACACAATCCCTCATTGGCTCCACCTAG